The following are encoded together in the Streptomyces rapamycinicus NRRL 5491 genome:
- a CDS encoding RNA polymerase sigma factor SigF: MSTASSRGVGTPAIPHPPARPHPADSEAAGDRPERADHMDQHEQVHQQHDPQDRSGARAMFAELRQLPEGSTERAELRNNLVRMHLPLVEHLARRFRNRGEPLDDLTQVATIGLIKSVDRFDPDRGVEFSTYATPTVVGEIKRHFRDKGWAVRVPRRLQELRLSLTTATAELSQRHGRAPTVHELAQHLSISEEEVLEGLESANAYSTLSLDVPDTDDESPAVADTLGAEDEALEGVEYRESLKPLLEDLPPREKKILLLRFFGNMTQSQIAQEVGISQMHVSRLLARTLAQLRDKLLVEE; this comes from the coding sequence GTGAGCACTGCATCATCGCGGGGAGTAGGTACCCCGGCCATCCCGCACCCGCCGGCCCGGCCGCATCCCGCGGACTCGGAGGCGGCAGGAGACCGACCAGAGCGGGCGGACCACATGGATCAGCACGAGCAGGTGCATCAGCAGCACGATCCGCAGGACCGGAGTGGCGCGCGGGCGATGTTCGCCGAGCTGCGACAACTGCCGGAGGGCTCCACCGAGCGGGCCGAGCTGCGCAACAACCTCGTTCGTATGCATCTGCCGCTGGTGGAGCACCTGGCCCGGCGCTTCCGCAACCGCGGCGAGCCGCTGGACGACCTCACCCAGGTCGCCACCATCGGGCTGATCAAGTCCGTGGACCGGTTCGATCCGGACCGCGGTGTGGAGTTCTCCACCTATGCGACACCAACGGTCGTGGGCGAGATCAAGCGCCACTTCCGTGACAAGGGCTGGGCGGTGCGGGTGCCGCGCCGGCTTCAGGAGCTGCGGCTGTCCCTGACCACGGCCACCGCGGAGCTCTCCCAGCGCCATGGCCGCGCCCCGACCGTCCATGAGCTGGCCCAGCATCTGTCCATCTCCGAGGAGGAGGTGCTGGAGGGGCTGGAGTCCGCCAATGCCTACAGCACCCTGTCCCTGGACGTCCCGGACACGGACGACGAGTCCCCGGCGGTCGCCGACACCCTCGGCGCGGAGGACGAGGCGCTCGAGGGCGTCGAGTACCGCGAGTCCCTCAAACCCCTGTTGGAGGATCTGCCACCGCGCGAGAAGAAGATCCTGCTGCTGCGCTTCTTCGGCAATATGACGCAGTCGCAGATCGCGCAGGAGGTCGGCATCTCCCAGATGCATGTCTCCCGGCTGCTGGCCCGCACGCTCGCGCAGCTGCGCGACAAGCTGCTGGTCGAGGAGTAG
- a CDS encoding diacylglycerol/lipid kinase family protein — MRALLVVNPAATTTSARTRDVLFHALASDLKLDVATTEYRGHARDLARRAVDGGTHELVVAFGGDGTVNEVVNGLLHHGPAPQELPRLAVVPGGSTNVFARALGLPNDAVEATGALLDALRDSTERTVGLGLAGGTPGTRDESVPARWFTFCAGLGFDASVIGRVEQQRERGKRSTHALYIRQMVRQFMGEPHRRQGTITIGRPGEDSIEELALSIVCNTSPWTFLGNRPVYAAPQASFDTALDVLGLAKLSAPAMTRYATQLLTSTPERGPRGKHVVALHDLTDFTLQSQAPLPFQMDGDHLGLRTSVTFTGVRRALRVIV; from the coding sequence ATGCGCGCACTCCTCGTGGTCAATCCGGCAGCAACCACCACCAGTGCCCGCACCCGGGATGTTCTGTTCCACGCGCTCGCCAGCGATCTGAAGCTGGACGTGGCGACCACGGAGTACCGGGGGCACGCCCGCGACCTGGCTCGGCGGGCGGTCGACGGCGGCACGCATGAACTGGTCGTGGCGTTCGGCGGCGACGGCACCGTCAACGAGGTCGTCAACGGACTGCTGCACCATGGCCCCGCCCCGCAGGAGTTGCCCCGGCTCGCGGTCGTGCCCGGCGGCTCCACCAATGTCTTCGCACGTGCCCTCGGGCTGCCCAATGACGCCGTCGAGGCGACCGGCGCCCTGCTGGACGCGTTGAGAGACAGCACCGAGCGCACCGTGGGCCTCGGGCTCGCGGGCGGCACTCCGGGCACCCGGGACGAATCGGTCCCGGCTCGCTGGTTCACCTTCTGCGCCGGGCTGGGCTTCGACGCGAGCGTCATCGGCCGGGTCGAACAGCAACGCGAGCGCGGTAAGCGGTCCACCCACGCGCTCTACATACGGCAGATGGTGCGGCAGTTCATGGGGGAGCCGCACCGGCGGCAGGGCACCATCACCATCGGCCGGCCGGGCGAGGACTCGATCGAGGAGCTCGCGCTGTCGATAGTCTGCAACACCTCCCCGTGGACCTTCCTGGGCAATCGCCCGGTCTACGCGGCGCCCCAGGCGTCCTTCGACACCGCCCTCGACGTGCTGGGACTCGCCAAGCTGTCGGCGCCGGCGATGACCCGTTACGCGACCCAGTTGCTGACGTCGACACCCGAGCGCGGGCCCCGCGGGAAGCATGTGGTAGCGCTTCACGATCTGACGGACTTCACCTTGCAATCCCAGGCGCCACTGCCGTTCCAGATGGACGGTGACCATCTGGGACTGCGTAC